GCCGAGGTCAGCGCGCTGGAAGACAAGCTGCGGGTGCGCACGGCACAGATCTTCCGCGACCTGTCCTCGTGGCAGATCTCGCAGCTGGCGCGGCATCCGCAGCGCCCGTACACGCTGGACTACATCAACGTGTTCTGCGACGAGTTCCAGGAACTGGCCGGCGACCGCGCGTTCGCCGACGACAAGGCCATCGTCGGCGGCCTGGGCCGCATCGACGGCCGCGCGGTGGTGATCATCGGCCATCAGAAGGGCCGCGACACCAAGAGCAAGATCGCGCGCAATTTCGGCATGCCGCGCCCGGAGGGCTACCGCAAGGCGCTGCGCCTGATGAAGCTGGCCGAGCGCTTCAAGCTGCCGCTGCTGACCTTCATCGACACCCCCGGCGCCTACCCCGGCATTGGCGCCGAGGAGCGCGGCCAGAGCGAGGCGATCGCGCGCAACCTGCTGGAAATGGCCGAACTGAAGGTGCCGGTGATCTGCACCGTGATCGGCGAAGGCGGCTCCGGCGGCGCGCTGGCGATCGGCGTGGGCGACCGTACCCTGATGCTGGAATACGGCACCTACTCGGTGATCTCGCCGGAAGGCTGCGCCTCGATCCTGTGGAAGGACGCGTCCAAGGCCAAGGACGCCGCCGAGCAACTCGGCCTGACCGCCAAGCGCCTGTCCGCGCTGGGCCTGGTCGACAAGGTGATCCGCGAACCGATCGGCGGCGCCCACCGCAACCCCACGCAGATGGCCAAGCGCCTGAAGGCGGTCCTGCTCAACGAACTGGACGCCCTGGAACAGCTGCCGATCGCGCAACTGCTGCAGAAGCGCTACGAGCGCCTGCGTAGCTACGGCGCTTACGAGACGGCGTGATCGCAGCGGCGTAGCCGCTGCGGGGGAATCGGGAATGGGGAATGGGAAAAGCCGGCCGCCTCGGCTGTGACACGTGAGGGCAAATCCGGCTCGCGCGCTAACAGCTAGCGTTGCGCCGCTTTACCGATTCCCGCCTCCCCATTCCCCATTCCCGGCCTCAATCAAAACGGCTTCGCCAGCACCAGCCAGATCACCACCAGCAGTGCCAGCA
This genomic stretch from Xanthomonas sacchari harbors:
- a CDS encoding acetyl-CoA carboxylase carboxyltransferase subunit alpha — its product is MNPNYLDFEQPIADLEAKIQELRSASTGPAVNVDAEVSALEDKLRVRTAQIFRDLSSWQISQLARHPQRPYTLDYINVFCDEFQELAGDRAFADDKAIVGGLGRIDGRAVVIIGHQKGRDTKSKIARNFGMPRPEGYRKALRLMKLAERFKLPLLTFIDTPGAYPGIGAEERGQSEAIARNLLEMAELKVPVICTVIGEGGSGGALAIGVGDRTLMLEYGTYSVISPEGCASILWKDASKAKDAAEQLGLTAKRLSALGLVDKVIREPIGGAHRNPTQMAKRLKAVLLNELDALEQLPIAQLLQKRYERLRSYGAYETA